In the genome of candidate division KSB1 bacterium, one region contains:
- a CDS encoding class I SAM-dependent methyltransferase, which produces MRQDVWHLMEKFRERSREQKFNLFLEQLDPQPDDVILNIGAGNGLFLESCYKQRDKIIALDISLTMLHDLKRKYPGVQCLVADARALPFKDQSVKIAFSNAVIEHVGANSYQQQFANEIQRVCQKFFVTCPNKYFPFEFHYRLPLYQFVPKSIQRWLYKKFRIGLWYEDKWEDINLLSFRQLKKLFPGTTVIKQRVTLLPETLICYKN; this is translated from the coding sequence ATGAGGCAAGATGTGTGGCATTTGATGGAGAAATTTCGAGAGCGATCCAGAGAGCAGAAATTTAATCTTTTTCTTGAGCAATTGGATCCACAGCCTGATGACGTCATATTAAATATTGGCGCAGGTAATGGGTTGTTTCTGGAGTCGTGTTACAAACAGCGCGATAAAATTATTGCCTTGGATATCAGCTTGACCATGCTTCACGATTTGAAGCGCAAATATCCCGGGGTACAGTGCCTCGTTGCTGATGCTCGGGCGCTCCCTTTCAAAGATCAATCAGTCAAGATCGCCTTTTCGAATGCAGTAATCGAACATGTAGGCGCCAATAGTTATCAGCAGCAGTTCGCCAATGAAATCCAACGGGTCTGTCAGAAATTTTTTGTCACTTGTCCCAATAAATATTTCCCATTTGAATTTCATTATCGATTACCGCTATATCAATTCGTCCCAAAATCGATCCAGCGCTGGTTATATAAAAAATTTCGGATCGGTTTGTGGTACGAGGATAAATGGGAAGATATTAACCTCCTATCGTTTCGACAACTGAAAAAGTTGTTCCCTGGAACTACGGTGATCAAGCAGCGGGTCACTTTGCTGCCAGAGACATTGATCTGTTATAAGAATTGA